The following are encoded in a window of Acipenser ruthenus chromosome 26, fAciRut3.2 maternal haplotype, whole genome shotgun sequence genomic DNA:
- the LOC117430356 gene encoding high mobility group protein B3-like — translation MAKGDPKKPKGKMSAYAYFVQTCREEHKKKSPEVPVNFSEFSKKCSVRWKTMSSTEKSKFDDLAKQDKTRYDNEMRDYQPGGKGGKRKKDPNAPKRPPSGFFLFCSEQRPKIKVTNPGLTIGDVAKKLGEMWNNLTEATKKPYVIKAGKLKEKYEKDVAEYKSKGKVDSAKPAAKAAPKKRVEEDDDDDDDEEDEEEDEEDDDEDDE, via the exons ATGGCAAAGGGAGACCCCAAGAAGCCCAAAGGCAAGATGTCTGCCTATGCTTACTTTGTGCAAACCTGCCGTGAGGAGCACAAGAAGAAAAGTCCTGAAGTTCCTGTGAACTTTTCAGAGTTCTCCAAGAAGTGCTCTGTGAGATGGAAG ACCATGTCCAGCACTGAGAAGTCCAAGTTTGATGACCTGGCAAAACAAGATAAGACACGATACGATAATGAGATGAGAGACTACCAGCCAGGGGGAAAGGGTGGCAAGAGAAAGAAGGACCCCAACGCACCCAAGAGACCGCC ATCTGGTTTCTTCCTCTTCTGCTCAGAGCAGCGTCCTAAAATCAAGGTTACCAACCCAGGCCTCACTATTGGGGATGTGGCCAAGAAGCTTGGTGAGATGTGGAACAACCTGACTGAAGCCACAAAAAAGCCCTATGTGATCAAGGCAGGCAAGCTAAAGGAAAAATATGAGAAg GACGTTGCAGAGTACAAGTCCAAAGGAAAGGTTGACTCTGCAAAGCCGGCTGCAAAGGCAGCCCCCAAGAAGAGAGTAGAAGAGGACGATGACGACGATGATGACGAGGAAGATGAAGAGGAGGACGAAgaggatgatgatgaagatgatgaataA